Proteins encoded within one genomic window of Empedobacter falsenii:
- a CDS encoding ammonium transporter, whose translation MKVGLKWKVAFAIITLVAFAGLFWKPVVDIPNTGEFLSEENIVNSDVAWILAAAGLVLLMTPGLSFFYGGMVGKRNVISTMLQSFIALGVISILWVVVGFSLSFGESIGFTINGEHYGIIGNPLSYPFFNHVGAFPHKDMASTIPFVLFVLFQMKFAVITPALVTGSFAERVRFISYLLFMILFSLIIYTPLCHMVWHPEGLLNKYFGVKDFAGGTVVHMSAGFAALAGALVIGKRKNREHKPANIPFVMLGTGMLWFGWFGFNAGSALGANATAALAFGTTTIASASGMMTWILFDRINGRSVSAMGACIGAVVGLVAITPACGFVTIPESIFFGFITAMVSNVMVHWKVLKRVDDTLDVFACHGVGGIMGMILTAIFAHGENASLLHGGVHVFAHHMIALLLVSLFTFFGAIALFYITDKMIHLRVSDRAEFEGLDLSQHEESLH comes from the coding sequence ATGAAAGTTGGATTAAAATGGAAAGTAGCTTTTGCAATTATAACACTAGTTGCATTCGCTGGATTATTTTGGAAACCAGTTGTAGATATTCCAAATACAGGAGAATTCCTTAGCGAAGAAAATATTGTAAATTCAGATGTCGCCTGGATTTTAGCAGCTGCAGGATTGGTGTTATTGATGACGCCAGGTTTATCATTTTTTTATGGTGGAATGGTAGGTAAACGAAATGTTATTTCTACCATGTTACAAAGTTTTATTGCCTTAGGTGTGATTTCGATTTTGTGGGTTGTAGTTGGGTTTTCACTGTCTTTTGGTGAATCAATTGGTTTTACAATAAATGGAGAACATTACGGAATTATTGGTAATCCATTAAGTTATCCATTTTTTAATCATGTCGGAGCATTTCCACACAAAGACATGGCATCTACAATTCCATTTGTTCTATTTGTATTGTTTCAAATGAAATTTGCAGTCATTACACCAGCGCTTGTAACTGGTTCTTTTGCCGAAAGAGTACGTTTTATTTCGTATTTATTGTTTATGATTTTATTTAGCTTAATCATTTACACACCGCTTTGTCATATGGTTTGGCATCCAGAAGGTTTATTGAATAAATATTTTGGAGTTAAAGATTTTGCTGGAGGAACTGTTGTTCATATGAGTGCAGGATTTGCAGCATTGGCAGGAGCTTTGGTGATAGGTAAACGTAAAAACAGAGAACACAAACCTGCAAATATTCCATTTGTTATGCTTGGAACAGGAATGTTATGGTTCGGATGGTTTGGTTTCAATGCTGGTTCAGCTTTGGGAGCAAATGCCACAGCAGCTTTAGCTTTCGGAACAACAACAATTGCTTCTGCTTCTGGAATGATGACATGGATACTTTTTGATAGAATTAATGGTCGTAGCGTTTCTGCTATGGGAGCGTGTATAGGGGCTGTAGTTGGATTAGTAGCAATCACTCCAGCTTGTGGGTTTGTTACAATTCCTGAAAGTATATTTTTTGGCTTTATAACTGCTATGGTTTCAAATGTAATGGTTCATTGGAAAGTATTAAAAAGAGTTGACGATACTCTAGATGTTTTTGCATGTCATGGAGTCGGGGGAATCATGGGAATGATTTTGACAGCTATTTTTGCACATGGAGAAAATGCGAGTTTGTTACATGGCGGGGTACACGTGTTTGCACATCATATGATTGCTTTGTTGCTCGTTTCGTTATTTACTTTTTTCGGTGCGATTGCTTTATTTTATATTACAGATAAAATGATTCACTTGCGCGTGAGTGATAGAGCGGAGTTCGAAGGGTTAGATTTGTCGCAACACGAGGAAAGTTTGCATTAA
- a CDS encoding M3 family metallopeptidase: MANPLLEKFETPFESAPFSKIKNEDYKPAFIQAIEEAKAEIDAITANPEAPTFANTIEAMELSGEKLGRISSIFFNLNSAETNDEIQEIAQEVSPLLSEFGNDVRLNQDLFERIKVVYNQKDSLNLTDEQAYLLEKKYKGFSRNGANLNEEDKNKLREIDKQLSMLSLQFGQNVLAETNAYELIITDENDLKGLPQYAIDQAKADAEQKNHEGWLITLQAPSYIPFMQYAENRELREKLFRANGVKAYQNNEFNNEENVKNIVKLRHERAKILGYKTHADYVLEERMAKTPTTVLDFLNDLLTKAKPFAEKEIKELTAFAKETDGIETLQRWDHAYYAEKLKQKKFSLSDEELKPYFQLENVIEGAFDVATKLYGITFKEIHNIDKYNDEVTTYEVLDKNGAFLSLLYADFFPRAGKRPGAWMTSYREASNVNGNTKRPHVSIVCNFTKPTKDTPSLLTFQEVTTLFHEFGHALHGMLPNTTYESLSGTNVYWDFVELPSQFYENFCYEPEALKLFAKHYQTGEIIPQELIEKVKASSSFMEGYQTVRQLSFGLLDMAYHANDLAEINDLQQFEKETFKQTELYPEIDKNMMSTSFSHIFQGGYSSGYYSYKWAEVLDADAFAFFQETGIFNPATAQKFYKLLSSGGTVEPMKLYEEFRGHKPTADALLKRAGLI; this comes from the coding sequence ATGGCAAATCCGTTATTAGAAAAATTTGAAACACCTTTTGAAAGTGCTCCTTTTTCTAAAATCAAAAATGAAGATTACAAACCTGCTTTTATCCAAGCAATTGAAGAAGCGAAAGCAGAAATAGATGCAATTACTGCGAATCCTGAAGCGCCAACTTTTGCAAATACAATTGAAGCAATGGAACTTTCTGGTGAAAAATTAGGACGAATTTCTTCTATTTTCTTCAACCTTAATTCGGCTGAAACGAATGATGAAATTCAAGAAATTGCGCAAGAAGTTTCGCCTTTATTATCTGAATTTGGAAATGATGTTCGCTTAAATCAAGATTTATTTGAACGAATTAAAGTCGTTTATAATCAAAAGGATTCGTTGAATTTAACCGATGAACAAGCTTATTTATTAGAAAAAAAATACAAAGGTTTTTCGAGAAATGGTGCAAATCTAAACGAAGAAGACAAAAATAAATTACGCGAAATTGACAAACAACTTTCGATGTTATCGTTGCAATTTGGTCAAAATGTATTGGCAGAAACTAATGCATACGAATTGATTATTACAGATGAAAATGATTTGAAAGGTTTACCTCAATATGCAATTGATCAAGCAAAAGCCGATGCTGAACAAAAAAATCACGAAGGTTGGTTGATTACGTTGCAAGCACCAAGCTATATTCCGTTTATGCAATACGCAGAAAATCGTGAATTAAGAGAGAAATTGTTTAGAGCAAATGGTGTAAAAGCTTATCAAAATAATGAATTTAACAACGAAGAAAATGTCAAAAACATTGTAAAACTTCGTCACGAACGTGCTAAAATATTAGGTTATAAAACGCATGCTGATTATGTTTTGGAAGAACGTATGGCAAAAACACCTACGACAGTTTTAGATTTCTTGAATGATTTATTAACGAAAGCAAAACCGTTTGCAGAAAAAGAAATTAAGGAATTAACTGCATTTGCAAAAGAAACTGATGGGATTGAAACATTGCAACGTTGGGATCATGCATATTATGCTGAAAAATTAAAACAGAAAAAATTCAGTCTTTCTGACGAAGAATTGAAACCTTATTTTCAGTTAGAAAATGTGATTGAAGGAGCTTTTGATGTAGCAACAAAATTATATGGAATTACGTTTAAAGAAATTCACAACATAGATAAATACAACGATGAAGTAACAACTTATGAAGTTCTAGATAAAAATGGAGCGTTCTTAAGTTTATTGTATGCAGACTTTTTCCCGCGAGCAGGAAAACGCCCTGGTGCTTGGATGACAAGTTATAGAGAAGCTTCTAATGTGAATGGAAATACCAAACGTCCGCACGTTTCGATTGTTTGTAATTTTACAAAACCAACGAAAGACACGCCATCTTTATTGACATTTCAGGAAGTAACAACATTGTTCCACGAATTTGGACATGCGCTACACGGAATGTTACCAAATACAACGTACGAAAGTCTTTCTGGAACAAATGTTTATTGGGATTTTGTTGAATTACCCTCTCAATTTTACGAAAACTTCTGTTACGAACCAGAAGCTTTAAAATTATTTGCAAAACATTATCAAACAGGAGAAATTATTCCGCAAGAATTAATTGAAAAAGTAAAAGCTTCTTCAAGTTTTATGGAAGGTTATCAAACTGTTCGTCAATTGAGTTTTGGATTATTGGATATGGCATATCATGCGAATGATTTGGCTGAAATTAATGATTTACAACAATTTGAAAAAGAAACGTTCAAACAAACAGAGTTGTATCCAGAAATTGATAAAAATATGATGAGTACTTCATTCTCACATATTTTTCAAGGTGGATATTCATCTGGTTATTATTCATATAAATGGGCCGAAGTTTTGGATGCAGATGCCTTTGCATTTTTCCAAGAAACTGGAATTTTCAATCCAGCAACAGCTCAAAAATTCTATAAACTTTTATCATCTGGTGGAACAGTAGAACCGATGAAACTGTACGAAGAGTTTAGAGGTCATAAACCAACAGCAGATGCTTTATTAAAGCGTGCTGGATTAATATAA
- a CDS encoding GNAT family N-acetyltransferase, translated as METGLNLRQAILNDADRIWEILQQAIQKRKKEGSDQWQNGYPNLDVVKNDISNGFGYVIENDDNLIIGYVAIIDEIEPAYTAIEGKWLNDDPYIVIHRLAVAQDIKMKGLGTWTMDEIEKIAITKKIQNIKVDTNFDNIGMLRVFEKLGYHYCGEVYFDGSPRKAFQKIIQDLT; from the coding sequence ATGGAGACTGGATTAAATTTACGTCAAGCTATTTTGAATGATGCAGATAGAATTTGGGAAATTTTGCAACAAGCGATTCAGAAAAGAAAGAAGGAAGGAAGTGATCAATGGCAAAATGGTTATCCAAATCTAGATGTTGTGAAAAATGATATCTCAAATGGTTTTGGTTATGTAATTGAAAATGATGATAATCTAATCATTGGTTACGTCGCAATTATTGATGAAATAGAACCTGCTTATACAGCAATTGAAGGAAAATGGTTGAATGATGATCCATATATTGTGATTCATCGATTGGCTGTTGCGCAAGATATTAAGATGAAAGGTTTAGGAACTTGGACGATGGATGAGATTGAAAAAATAGCAATTACAAAGAAAATACAGAATATAAAAGTTGATACCAACTTTGATAATATTGGAATGTTGCGTGTTTTTGAAAAGTTAGGTTATCACTATTGTGGCGAAGTTTATTTTGATGGAAGTCCAAGAAAAGCTTTTCAGAAGATTATTCAGGATTTAACATGA